The segment TGGCGCCGGACGAGCTAAGACGCCTCGGCGCCCTCGGCGAAAAAGTCGGAATGGCGTTCCAGATCACAGACGATGTGCTCGATTACGTGGGCCAACCCGACAAGACGGGCAAACCGCCTGCGCAGGATCTGAAGGAACGGAAGGTAACCTTGCCTCTCCTCAAGGCCCTCGAGCGATCCACACCGGAGGAGAGACAGCTGGTCGACTCTTTCCTGAGGAGCACGTCGGGGGACTCGGGGGCGGACCGAATTCTCGAGATCGTCCGGAGGCGCGGGGGGGCGGAGGCGGCCCTGGACGAGGCCCGGCGCTTCCAACGCCAGGCCCGCTCTCTCCTAAATTCCTTCCAACCAGGCCCACACCGCAGCGCGCTGGCCGCGTTG is part of the candidate division KSB1 bacterium genome and harbors:
- a CDS encoding polyprenyl synthetase family protein, whose amino-acid sequence is APDELRRLGALGEKVGMAFQITDDVLDYVGQPDKTGKPPAQDLKERKVTLPLLKALERSTPEERQLVDSFLRSTSGDSGADRILEIVRRRGGAEAALDEARRFQRQARSLLNSFQPGPHRSALAALIDFVVDREN